Proteins from a single region of Kluyveromyces lactis strain NRRL Y-1140 chromosome A complete sequence:
- a CDS encoding Zn(II)2Cys6 transcription factor (similar to uniprot|Q758X5 Ashbya gossypii ADR403C ADR403Cp and weakly similar to YAL051W uniprot|P39720 Saccharomyces cerevisiae YAL051W OAF1 Oleate-activated transcription factor acts alone and as a heterodimer with Pip2p activates genes involved in beta-oxidation of fatty acids and peroxisome organization and biogenesis) has translation MAMKEESIEPADDEKSREDQTSNGACKRQRISFVCQACRKNKTKCDREKPRCGRCVKYHLKCVYDVEQQKPPRVPSKDAIIKRLTSEVEYWKSKAEGFQVSSNVSTTSPSDVESLHTSKRQRTGDGAPLLADVSVLSPTPVISKNSSFLVPDPQDLQFNFYKEFPQLTMKYAMKRDIKPVSAFAHVYRDKLLSLFVASIFSSASKSALIHSISSDEINPFQKSQIQFRQNAIFLRDSMVQLCETSMEKQKVHEFTERIMGEQIEQKEQSTLFVSLLKARLENKHVEDSCSHGVVSPELTRLKDSLEKALPSREDIDLYKMHFYQYIYPIIPFLDIELFEEGLDELLNPSDGTDGRKVTICFGTRNIRSKICLLSALINILRISYLCMLFTLNSSKEDVFDDSTLKVLTTSPITPSLVMLSQECISSVNILSWTTENGLLALMYHWAVFVFTPEEGDCYLGQTTDALISLVSNLAVNIGLHRDPNEYKVLQDPTICDPRVFNLRKRLWLCIYIMCRHETTLKARYHQNTHMSSFAYASPECETKNFWCYDFGDPNRLGPYNVNMIDKIKKRHQIFLLLSETDAVTMNLDTHMTLSDLDAWFKKVKSFLDEEFPLDGLINGVNTPQFYDLVLKNGKRVSVNFTYFGNALCFQTHLIARMSMLRISACLMVHFENRLSDMTHDYSQYFTKYFIESFKSLLEIAKIYQSYLTGDYNASLSPCMLFATDKICEVCLPSILLTFLGMLIRITHTESFLIKQTVDRKGLYGLSSYIPEELKENENKLVAVTAIRKGLEVVMQNWLTLITKRLRFAFFSTFKVSIFFDYVLQIIKKQDILNVLKRVFDLNFSPKVRREIYMGTGIDINDKHAVLLSLEKGNRVSVVSAESFEEILAMMDALQICNHYPEISTEHNDPNGVLPEEPNSVNVTEKIAHKPSPIPMPNDNTEPTENELLEPTNMTSLLNGATFDFFDYDFLLGPTE, from the coding sequence ATGGCTATGAAAGAGGAGAGCATTGAACCTGCAGATGACGAGAAATCGAGGGAGGACCAAACATCCAACGGTGCATGCAAGAGACAAAGGATTTCCTTCGTTTGCCAGGCATGCAGGAAGAATAAGACTAAATGTGACAGGGAGAAGCCACGGTGTGGAAGATGTGTTAAGTACCACCTGAAGTGTGTATATGACGTTGAACAACAGAAACCACCACGGGTTCCAAGCAAGGATGCAATTATCAAAAGGTTAACTAGCGAAGTGGAATACTGGAAGAGTAAGGCTGAAGGGTTTCAGGTCTCTTCGAACGTTAGTACAACTAGTCCCTCTGATGTGGAAAGCTTGCATACTAGTAAGAGGCAAAGAACTGGGGATGGGGCACCTCTGTTGGCTGATGTTTCCGTTTTGAGCCCTACTCCTGTAATTAGTAAGAATAGCTCTTTTTTGGTTCCTGATCCACAAGATTTACAGTTCAATTTTTACAAGGAGTTCCCTCAGCTAACCATGAAATATGCCATGAAACGTGATATCAAGCCTGTTTCTGCGTTTGCTCATGTATATAGGGACAAATTGTTGTCGCTTTTTGTTGCGTCAATTTTCTCAAGCGCATCGAAGAGTGCTCTCATACACTCCATTTCCTCAGATGAGATCAATCCTTTCCAAAAATCACAGATACAGTTCAGGCAGAATGCGATCTTCTTGCGAGACTCAATGGTACAACTCTGTGAAACTTCCATggagaaacaaaaagttcACGAGTTTACTGAACGGATCATGGGTGAGcaaattgaacaaaaggaaCAGTCCACTTTATTCGTTTCACTACTTAAGGCTAGGTTGGAAAATAAACATGTAGAGGATTCTTGCTCACATGGCGTAGTATCTCCGGAATTGACAAGATTAAAGGATAGTTTGGAAAAGGCCTTGCCTTCACGTGAAGATATTGATCTTTACAAGATGCATTTCTATCAATATATCTATCCAATCATTCCGTTTTTAGACATCGAGTTGTTCGAAGAAGGtcttgatgaattgttGAACCCCAGTGACGGAACAGATGGTAGGAAGGTTACTATTTGTTTTGGTACTCGCAATAtaagatcaaaaatatgTTTACTCTCCGCCCTTATCAATATCTTGAGAATCAGTTATCTATGCATGCTCTTCactttgaattcttcaaaggaGGATGTGTTTGATGATTCTACTTTGAAAGTATTGACAACAAGTCCAATCACTCCAAGTCTTGTGATGCTTTCTCAAGAATGTATATCTAGTGTCAACATTTTAAGTTGGACGACTGAGAATGGGCTACTTGCACTAATGTATCATTGGGCAGTATTTGTTTTCACTCCTGAAGAGGGAGATTGTTATCTAGGGCAAACTACGGATGCTTTGATCTCACTTGTCAGTAACTTGGCCGTCAATATCGGTTTGCATAGAGATCCAAACGAGTATAAAGTTCTACAAGATCCGACGATCTGTGATCCTAGGGTATTCAACTTACGGAAGAGATTATGGCTTTGCATATACATTATGTGCAGACATGAGACTACTTTAAAGGCAAGATACCATCAAAATACCCATATGTCTTCTTTTGCGTATGCATCTCCGGAGTGTGAAACAAAAAACTTTTGGTGCTATGACTTCGGGGATCCTAATCGACTTGGCCCTTACAATGTTAACATGATtgataaaataaaaaagagacatcaaatatttcttttgctttCGGAAACTGATGCGGTGACAATGAACTTGGATACCCATATGACACTAAGTGATTTAGATGCGTGGTTCAAGAAGGTAAAAAGCTTTCtcgatgaagaatttcCCCTTGACGGATTAATAAATGGTGTAAATACCCCGCAGTTTTATGACTTGGTAttaaaaaatggaaaacgAGTGTCGGTCAATTTTACTTACTTCGGAAATGCTTTATGTTTCCAAACTCACCTTATTGCAAGAATGTCGATGCTAAGAATATCAGCATGTCTGATGGTTCACTTCGAAAATAGGCTCAGTGATATGACCCACGATTATTCCCAGTATTTTACGAAATATTTCATCGAGTCGTTCAAATCACTTCTTGAGATCGCCAAGATATACCAAAGCTATCTAACAGGGGATTATAACGCATCCTTATCACCTTGCATGCTCTTTGCCACGGACAAAATATGTGAAGTATGTCTTCCTTCTATTCTTTTAACCTTCTTGGGAATGCTCATTAGAATCACCCATACCGAATCCTTCTTGATAAAACAGACAGTTGATAGAAAAGGACTATACGGGCTTTCTAGCTATATTCCAGAGGAActgaaagaaaacgaaaataaaCTGGTTGCAGTTACTGCTATAAGAAAAGGTTTGGAAGTTGTCATGCAAAATTGGTTAACGCTTATTACAAAACGATTAAGATTCgcattcttttcaactttcaaGGTatctattttctttgattacGTTTTGCAGATTATTAAGAAGCAGGATATTTTGAACGTATTAAAGAGAGTCTTTGACCTAAATTTTTCACCTAAGGTAAGGAGAGAGATTTACATGGGAACAGGTATTGACATAAATGACAAGCATGCCGTTTTGCTGTCTTtagaaaaaggaaatcgGGTCTCTGTTGTAAGTGCAGAAAGTTTCGAGGAAATTCTAGCAATGATGGATGCGCTACAAATATGCAACCATTATCcagaaatatcaacagaACATAATGATCCAAATGGAGTATTGCCAGAAGAACCCAATTCAGTTAACGTCACAGAGAAAATTGCTCACAAACCATCTCCAATACCGATGCCAAATGACAATACAGAACCTACCGAGAACGAATTATTGGAGCCTACTAATATGACTTCCCTGCTAAACGGTGCGACGttcgatttctttgattatGATTTTTTGTTAGGCCCTACGGAATAG
- the GEM1 gene encoding ERMES complex Ca(2+)-binding regulatory GTPase GEM1 (highly similar to uniprot|P39722 Saccharomyces cerevisiae YAL048C GEM1 Evolutionarily-conserved tail-anchored outer mitochondrial membrane GTPase which regulates mitochondrial morphology cells lacking Gem1p contain collapsed globular or grape-like mitochondria not required for pheromone-induced cell death), which produces MTKTRIRIVVCGDSGVGKTSLIACLVKDQFISWLQDVLPPITIPKDFSSSRYSPENTVVVDTGNSDLATLHKELKNADVIWLVYSDHDSYERIALYWMMMFRSLGVNLPVVLCRNKCDDEVEFLSSANIMDSDDDQLDNKIEDEEFIPILREFKEVETCIKASAKFKFNVNQAFYLCQRTITNPVAPLFDARIGELKPLGVLALKRVFVLSDMDQDGFLNDDEITKLQKKCFSKAVDVNELQFLKDTLTSISSPNQEYEDYILNVPGKGITKDGFLVLNKIYAEKGRHETTWGILRAFHYTDTLTINEKILRPKIDIPQSSSVELSPLGYRFFVDTFLKYDKDNDGGLNNDELHLLFKTTPGLPHLWIETNFPFLTVVNNSACITLQGWLALWSMTTFIDYSVTTEYLIYLGFDKDAKNALQITKPRRKRRRNGVYYRAPVFDRKVLNCYMLGKGNSGKSSLLESFLGRSFSEAYSPTIRPKISVNSLELKGGKQYYLILQELGEQETPILENKGKLDECDVLCLCYDSSDPESFSYIVSLIDKFDYLKELPIVFVALKADLDKQQQRCHIQPDDFADQLFIDHPLHISSTWPSSLNELFIKLTEVALEPITSTAGLGPAVLTNDIDYRQTIVAISSVVGFASLFTFTALKIYSSFKNT; this is translated from the coding sequence ATGACCAAGACTAGAATTCGAATTGTGGTATGTGGTGACAGTGGGGTTGGTAAAACTAGCTTGATTGCTTGTTTAGTGAAAGATCAGTTCATTTCTTGGTTGCAAGACGTACTTCCTCCAATTACCATACCGAAAGATTTTTCAAGCAGTCGTTATTCTCCAGAAAAtactgttgttgttgatacTGGCAATTCGGATTTGGCAACGCTTCATAAGGAACTTAAGAATGCAGATGTAATTTGGCTAGTGTACAGCGATCACGATTCGTATGAAAGAATCGCACTTTACtggatgatgatgtttCGGTCTCTTGGTGTTAATTTGCCGGTTGTTCTTTGTAGGAACAAATGCGACGACGAAGTGGAGTTTTTGTCCAGCGCCAACATCATGGATTCTGACGATGATCAATTGGATAATAagattgaagatgaggaatTTATACCAATTCTTCGggaattcaaagaagttgaaacGTGTATTAAGGCCAGCGCGAAGTTCAAATTTAATGTCAACCAGGCGTTTTATCTCTGTCAAAGAACTATTACCAACCCGGTTGCTCCATTATTTGATGCAAGGATTGGAGAATTGAAGCCTCTTGGTGTTTtagctttgaaaagagtTTTTGTGCTCTCAGACATGGACCAAGACGGATTTCTtaacgatgatgaaattaCCAAactacaaaaaaaatgcttCTCCAAAGCAGTTGATGTTAATGAATTGCAATTTCTTAAGGACACACTAACTAGCATATCATCACCCAATCAAGAGTACGAAGATTATATACTTAACGTTCCGGGCAAAGGAATAACGAAGGACGGCTTTCTTGTATTAAACAAAATATACGCTGAAAAAGGACGGCACGAAACCACATGGGGAATATTAAGAGCATTCCATTATACGGACACTTTAACtattaatgaaaaaatcCTGCGCCCCAAAATTGACATACCGCAAAGCTCTAGTGTCGAATTAAGTCCGCTTGGTTACAGATTTTTTGTTGATACGTTCTTAAAATATGATAAAGATAACGACGGTGGGTTGAATAATGACGAATTACATCTGTTGTTCAAGACTACGCCAGGACTGCCACATCTTTGGATCGAAACaaatttcccttttttgACTGTTGTCAATAATTCAGCATGCATAACACTTCAGGGCTGGCTGGCTTTATGGTCTATGACTACTTTCATTGATTATTCGGTTACCACagaatatttgatatatttggGCTTTGACAAAGACGCCAAGAACGCTCTTCAGATCACAAAGCcgagaagaaagaggagGAGAAACGGTGTTTACTATAGAGCTCCTGTTTTTGACCGGAAAGTTTTGAATTGTTATATGTTGGGTAAAGGCAATAGTGGTAAGAGTTCTCTTCTGGAATCCTTCCTAGGTAGGAGCTTCTCTGAAGCTTATTCACCTACGATACGTCCCAAAATTTCTGTCAATAGCTTAGAACTAAAAGGAGGGAAGCAATATTATCTCATCTTGCAAGAACTTGGAGAACAAGAGACTCCAATTTTAGAAAACAAAGGTAAATTGGACGAATGCGACGTGCTATGTTTATGCTATGATTCCAGTGATCCTGAATCTTTCTCATACATTGTCAGTTTGATAGACAAGtttgattatttgaaagaattacCTATTGTTTTTGTTGCCTTGAAAGCAGACCTAGATAAACAACAACAGAGATGCCATATTCAGCCTGACGACTTTGCAGATCAATTGTTTATTGATCATCCGTTGCATATTTCATCCACATGGCCTAGTTCTCTCAATGAATTGTTCATAAAGCTCACGGAAGTGGCTTTAGAACCGATAACTAGTACTGCAGGACTAGGACCAGCAGTACTTACAAACGATATTGATTACCGCCAAACCATAGTCGCAATTAGTTCGGTGGTAGGATTTGCATCATTATTCACATTCACTGCATTAAAAATATATAGTAGTTTTAAAAATACCTAA
- the PRE10 gene encoding proteasome core particle subunit alpha 7 (similar to uniprot|P21242 Saccharomyces cerevisiae YOR362C PRE10 20S proteasome alpha-type subunit) gives MTSIGTGYDLSNSVFSPDGRNFQVEYAVKAVENGSTSLGIKCEDGVVLAVEKLITSKLLVPGKNKKIQTVDRHIGCVYSGLMPDGRHLVNRGREEAASFKKMYSTPIPIPAFADRVGQYVQAHTLYNSVRPFGVTAIFGGVDSDGAHLYMLEPSGTYWGYKSAATGKGRQSAKAELEKLSNKNPNLTAREAVKEAARIIYAAHEDNKEKEFELELSWCSLSETNGLHKEVPKDLFDEAVDYAKKELGDDSDSDSDDSDGDDTKEKKDEEGDIEIS, from the exons ATG ACATCAATAGGTACTGGTTACGATCTTTCTAATAGTGTTTTTTCTCCGGATGGTAGGAACTTTCAAGTTGAGTATGCGGTGAAGGCGGTAGAGAACGGCTCCACTTCTCTGGGTATAAAGTGTGAAGACGGTGTCGTGTTAGCTGTTGAAAAACTCATTACTTCCAAGCTTCTAGTGCCGGgcaagaacaagaagattCAGACAGTGGATCGTCATATCGGGTGCGTATATTCCGGGTTGATGCCTGATGGTAGACATTTGGTGAACAGAGGTCGTGAAGAAGCTGCCAGCTTCAAGAAAATGTACAGCACACCAATTCCAATCCCTGCATTTGCTGACCGTGTCGGCCAATATGTTCAAGCACATACACTATATAATAGTGTCAGACCTTTCGGCGTCACCGCCATCTTCGGTGGTGTTGATTCTGATGGGGCTCATTTATACATGCTCGAACCAAGCGGTACTTACTGGGGCTACAAGAGTGCAGCTACAGGTAAGGGTAGACAGTCAGCAAAGGCTGAACTGGAAAAGCTTTCGAACAAGAACCCAAACCTAACCGCTAGAGAAGCTGTTAAAGAAGCAGCAAGGATAATTTATGCAGCCCATGAAgacaacaaagaaaaagagttCGAGTTGGAACTAAGTTGGTGTTCCCTGTCAGAGACAAACGGCCTTCATAAAGAAGTACCAAAGGACCTATTTGATGAAGCGGTTGATTACGCTAAGAAGGAATTGGGTGATGACAGTGACAGTGACAGCGACGATTCTGACGGAGATGATACtaaagagaagaaggatGAAGAGGGTGACATAGAAATTTCTTAA
- the SPC72 gene encoding gamma-tubulin complex subunit SPC72 (weakly similar to uniprot|P39723 Saccharomyces cerevisiae YAL047C SPC72 Component of the cytoplasmic Tub4p (gamma-tubulin) complex binds spindle pole bodies and links them to microtubules has roles in astral microtubule formation and stabilization) codes for MSDSDSVIIETKLRSGSDLDEGIRNLSLLDTDDNLKFELESGKKERQQEYDGSCNQIAIDTSKDDYVNKYYCNVPRRINSAVSEEDEEETTTDNTTSETDTVISSGDIFQLISSDNRWIKEDGRVPAVIGRNNDTHEKYRFPNDSRKVSTQRLQRGTINDFYPPNIADSHLMTSETDVLKRQLVQYRVKVKALTEILKQVNFNNDQKLQATQNTENITNDFESHANTNIEEVEDSPLLREQNVKLVITLEDKNKELIRLKEELVRNKDEYETMLEEVNDYLQHNENISNDVSNILKFLLDNMDLTAEERDNLIKAAGFESTFIDIKIKALSVNVDKIVRELRTIKNSDQSSGNLLADQGTISPLNDSRLDNSEVLDSKLELAIETMHEKYHDFLQSIQLKLEKNDNLEKALKDKFQQQKLLLESMSNIEHERTSQQIPPLYLQRSQSDLFSSIDDLSKRASIELSKSYQDHVDALNSMLQNYKRELEDKEKQLGELRSQLRNSYNTNTELDLANKIKEQSLTLEENSARWHTQRIEYESRIEVLQDEKKDLSQKLIDAQAQMQMLEARTEEDVMELRKKLKTALRKSTYYMDDNQLLQEQLEELGNDHHILQDEIIKLREHVNKFSDADKGSQQLTIIKSKLLDHLRAIFGSFEKVLQKESIDQAFNKLHNLEQLDSAKFFKKTIAKLDSVFFFIESAIESIVTEHVDLLLNEKEEWSGSSQNDEVEKQSKLKIDELRKKWIGERERRKLESEAATNRINMLQLENQRLREQLGIQ; via the coding sequence ATGAGCGATTCAGATAGTGTTATTATTGAAACTAAGCTTCGAAGCGGCAGCGATTTGGATGAAGGAATACGGAATTTAAGCCTATTAGATACGGATGACAATCTGAAATTTGAGTTAGAGTCCGGCAAAAAAGAGAGACAACAAGAGTATGATGGTAGTTGCAACCAAATTGCTATTGATACTAGCAAAGATGATTATGTGAATAAATATTATTGTAATGTGCCGAGGCGGATCAATTCTGCGGTGAGCGAGGaggacgaagaagaaactacGACTGATAATACTACCTCAGAGACTGATACGGTGATCAGTAGTGGagatattttccaattgataAGCAGCGATAATCGGTGGATTAAGGAAGATGGTAGGGTTCCTGCTGtaattggaagaaataatgatacaCATGAAAAATATCGGTTTCCGaatgattcaagaaaggtATCTACACAACGGTTGCAGCGTGGGACCATAAATGACTTTTATCCACCTAATATAGCAGATTCGCATTTGATGACTAGTGAAACTGATGTTTTAAAGAGACAATTGGTACAGTACAGAGTGAAAGTTAAGGCCTTGACCGAGATCTTAAAGCAAGTTAATTTCAATAACGATCAAAAATTGCAGGCTACCCAAAATACAGAAAACATTACAAACGATTTTGAGAGTCATGCAAATACCAACATCGAAGAGGTCGAAGATTCTCCTTTACTTCGAGAGCAGAATGTAAAACTAGTAATCACATTGGAGGACAAGAATAAAGAGTTAATCAgattgaaagaagaattagtACGAAATAAGGATGAGTACGAAACAATGTTGGAGGAGGTCAATGATTACCTACAACATAATGAAAACATTTCTAACGATGTCAGCAATATCCTAAAATTTCTCTTGGATAATATGGATTTGACAGCTGAAGAACGTGATAATTTAATAAAGGCAGCAGGCTTCGAATCGACGtttattgatatcaaaatcaaagctTTATCTGTTAATGTGGATAAAATTGTCCGTGAATTAAGGACTATAAAAAATTCAGATCAATCATCCGGTAATTTGTTGGCTGATCAAGGTACGATATCCCCTTTGAACGATAGTCGTTTAGATAACAGTGAAGTATTAGATTCCAAGTTGGAGCTTGCAATAGAAACCATGCATGAGAAATATCATGACTTTTTACAGTCAATCCAACTTaaattagaaaaaaatgacaaCCTAGAAAAGGCATTGAAAGATAAATTTCAGCAGCAAAAACTACTTCTTGAATCCATGTCAAACATTGAGCATGAACGCACGTCTCAACAGATTCCACCTTTATACCTACAGCGATCTCAATCAGATCTATTTTCCAGCATTGATGATCTTAGTAAAAGAGCGAGTATAGAACTGTCCAAATCATATCAAGACCATGTGGATGCTTTGAACAGTATGCTTCAAAACTATAAAAGAGAATTAGAAGACAAGGAAAAACAGTTGGGAGAACTTAGATCACAACTGCGGAACTCCTATAATACCAATACTGAGTTAGACCTTGCAaacaagatcaaagaacaaagtCTGACTTTAGAGGAAAATTCAGCAAGATGGCATACACAACGGATTGAATATGAATCTCGGATAGAAGTTTTacaagatgaaaaaaaagaccTTTCCCAAAAGCTGATTGATGCTCAAGCTCAAATGCAAATGTTGGAGGCTagaacagaagaagatgtcaTGGAACTCCgtaagaaattgaaaactgcTTTGCGAAAATCGACATACTACATGGATGATAACCAGCTTCTCCAAGAACAACTGGAAGAATTGGGGAACGACCATCATATTTTACAAGATGAAATTATAAAACTGCGGGAGCACGTTAATAAATTTTCAGATGCGGATAAAGGATCACAACAGTTAACAATTATAAAATCTAAACTCTTGGACCATTTAAGGGCAATTTTTGGGTCATTCGAGAAGGTTCTACAAAAAGAGTCCATTGACCAAGCATTCAATAAGTTGCATAACCTTGAACAGCTAGACTCTgccaaattcttcaaaaagacAATTGCAAAATTAGAttcagttttcttttttattgaatCTGCCATCGAATCAATTGTCACAGAACATGTCGATCTGCTTCTGAacgaaaaagaagaatggtCCGGCTCATCACAGAATGATGAGGTAGAGAAACAATCCAAGCTGAAAATTGACGAATTAAGGAAAAAATGGATTGGTGAAcgtgaaagaagaaaactggAGTCTGAAGCAGCAACGAACCGCATCAATATGTTGCAACTAGAGAATCAAAGGTTGCGAGAACAACTTGGAATCCAATGA